From a single Apium graveolens cultivar Ventura chromosome 2, ASM990537v1, whole genome shotgun sequence genomic region:
- the LOC141706914 gene encoding VAMP-like protein YKT61 has protein sequence MKITALLVVKCDPAGSDPVILANATDVSHFGYFQRPSVREFIVFVGRTVASRTPPSQRQSVQHEEYKVHSYNRNGLCVLGFMDDHYPVRSAFSLLNQVIDEYQKNFGESWRTVQADNAQPWPYLNEALTKFQDPAEADKLLKIQRELDETKIILHKTIDSVLARGEKLDSLVEKSSDLSAASQMFYKQAKKTNQCCTIL, from the exons ATGAAGATCACAGCTTTACTTGTAGTAAAATGCGATCCGGCCGGTTCGGATCCGGTGATTCTAGCCAATGCCACGGACGTAAGCCATTTCGGTTACTTTCAGAGGCCCAGCGTTCGAGAATTCATCGTCTTCGTCGGCCGTACTGTCGCCAGTCGCACTCCTCCTTCTCAACGCCAGTCTGTTCAACACGaag AGTACAAGGTGCATTCTTATAATAGGAATGGTCTTTGTGTCTTGGGATTTATGGATGATCATTACCCCGTTCGAAGTGCATTTTCTTTGCTAAACCAG GTAATAGATGAGTACCAAAAGAATTTTGGGGAGTCATGGAGGACTGTTCAAGCTGATAATGCTCAGCCATGGCCTTACCTAAATGAAGCTTTGACCAAATTTCAG gaCCCTGCCGAGGCTGACAAATTGTTGAAGATCCAGAGAGAACTGGATGAAACCAAAATTATTTTG CACAAGACGATCGATAGTGTTCTTGCTCGAGGGGAGAAGCTGGACAGTTTAGTTGAGAAAAGTTCAGATCTCAGTGCAGCTTCGCAG